The proteins below are encoded in one region of Vulpes lagopus strain Blue_001 chromosome 10, ASM1834538v1, whole genome shotgun sequence:
- the LOC121500513 gene encoding olfactory receptor 6X1, whose protein sequence is MVLRTYFLARLSRLSRDMRNGTTITEFILLGFPDIQGLQIPLFIVIFFIYILTLLGNGLIIVIVWAEPRLQIPMYFFLCNLSFLETWYTTTVIPKLLETFVVARATISIPCCLLQSFFHFFLGTTEFFILTIMSFDRYLAICKPLRYPTIMTSNLCLQLALSSWMVGFTIVFCQMLLLIQLPFCGNNVINHFYCDVGPILKAACVDTSILEFLGLLATILVIPGSLLFTVISYIYILSTILQIPSATGRQKTFSTCASHLTVVSLLYGAVLFMYLRPTTHSSFKINKVVSVLNTILTPLLNPFIYTIRNKEVKAALRKTMTCPKTHHPE, encoded by the coding sequence ATGGTTCTAAGGACCTACTTTCTTGCTCGTCTTTCTAGACTATCAAGGGACATGAGAAATGGCACAACAATCACAGAGTTCATCCTGCTAGGCTTTCCTGATATCCAAGGACTACAGATCCCTCTCTTTATAGTGATCTTTTTCATCTACATATTAACCCTTTTGGGCAATGGGCTCATAATTGTCATTGTTTGGGCAGAGCCCAGGCTACAAATACCAATGTACTTCTTCCTTTGCAACTTGTCCTTCCTAGAGACGTGGTACACCACCACAGTCATCCCCAAACTGTTGGAGACTTTTGTGGTGGCAAGAGCAACCATTTCCATCCCCTGCTGTCTACTTCAGTCCTTCTTCCACTTTTTCCTGGGTACCACTGAGTTCTTTATCCTCACCATCATGTCTTTTGACCGTTACCTGGCCATCTGCAAGCCCCTTCGCTACCCCACCATTATGACCAGCAACCTCTGCCTGCAACTTGCCCTCAGCTCCTGGATGGTTGGCTTTACCATTGTCTTTTGTCAGATGCTTCTGCTCATCCAGTTGCCATTCTGTGGCAACAATGTCATCAATCATTTCTACTGTGATGTTGGTCCCATTTTGAAAGCAGCCTGCGTAGACACAAGCATTCTGGAGTTCCTGGGCCTTTTGGCGACCATcctggtgatcccagggtcactcCTCTTCACAGTAATTTCTTATATCTATATCCTGTCCACCATCCTACAGATCCCTTCAGCCACTGGCAGACAAAAGACTTTCTCTACCTGTGCCTCTCACCTGACGGTAGTCTCCCTGCTGTATGGTGCTGTCTTGTTCATGTACCTGAGACCCACAACACACTCTTCCTTTAAGATTAATAAGGTGGTGTCAGTGCTAAATACTATCCTCACACCCCTTCTGAATCCCTTCATTTACACAATTAGAAACAAGGAGGTTAAAGCAGCCCTAAGGAAGACAATGACTTGTCCAAAGACTCATCATCCAGAGTAA